The Lates calcarifer isolate ASB-BC8 linkage group LG6, TLL_Latcal_v3, whole genome shotgun sequence genome includes a region encoding these proteins:
- the zgc:195245 gene encoding protein FAM107B, with translation MEGSTAKKKQGYGHHRKENSTGHPPLSRQPTADCSGEDTVQPRKLNGSSVDTPSYQNLHRELLLSHKRGLLLEEKPELKRVLEQRRLELHKEEEMARRRPSDLETELRKRQQKLQEYEQEEIRRQENLQKIPEFVRVKDNLRRTQTSEQ, from the exons ATGGAGGGGTCAACTGCAAAGAAA AAACAAGGATACGGGCATCACAGGAAAG AGAACTCTACTGGCCACCCGCCACTGTCCCGTCAGCCTACAGCAGACTGTAGTGGCGAGGACACCGTTCAGCCCAGGAAACTGAACGGCTCCTCAGTGGACACACCGAGCTACCAGAACCTGCACCGggagctgctgctcagccaCAAACG GggcctgctgctggaggagaaacCAGAGCTGAAAAGAGTGTTGGAGCAGCGAAGACTGGAGCTgcacaaggaggaggagatggcaCGACGACGACCCTCTGATCTGGAGACGGAGCTCCGCAAGAGGCAGCAAAAACTGCAAGAG tatgaacaggaggagATCAGGAGGCAGGAGAACCTGCAGAAGATCCCAGAGTTTGTCCGTGTGAAGGACAACCTGAGGCGCACACAGACGTCTGAGCAGTGA